Proteins from a single region of Haloterrigena alkaliphila:
- a CDS encoding pyridoxal-phosphate-dependent aminotransferase family protein: protein MAEELSKETDRAPSVGELTPPDRTLMGPGPSDVHPRVLRAMTTPLVGHLDPSFVEIMDEVQELLRYTFRTDNQWTIPVSGTGSAAMEAAIGNVVEPGDTMLVPTNGYFGGRMASMAERAGGEVVEVDAPWGEPLDPDDVADALADHDPDVFGFVHAETSTGVLQPDVPELTAAAHDHDALVIADTVTSLGGVELRVDEWDIDVAYSGPQKCLSCPPGASPLTLSDEAMDKVLAREEEPRSWYLDLSLLEGYWGDERAYHHTAPITNVYALREALRLVAEEGIEERWARHERLAGALKAGVEAMGLEMNAPDEYWLPSLNAVRVPDGIDDGAVCDELIERYDLEVASGLGDLEGEIFRIGCMGHSARPENVIYVVTALGDVLESMGAAVDPGAGVSATRNALEE, encoded by the coding sequence ATGGCCGAGGAACTGTCGAAGGAGACGGATCGAGCGCCGTCCGTCGGCGAACTCACACCGCCGGATCGAACGCTGATGGGACCGGGTCCGAGCGACGTCCACCCGCGCGTGCTCCGGGCGATGACGACGCCGCTGGTGGGCCACCTCGACCCGTCGTTCGTCGAGATCATGGACGAGGTGCAGGAACTCCTGCGCTACACCTTCCGGACGGACAACCAGTGGACGATCCCGGTCTCGGGAACCGGCTCGGCGGCGATGGAGGCCGCGATCGGAAACGTCGTCGAACCGGGCGACACCATGCTCGTCCCGACGAACGGCTACTTCGGCGGTCGAATGGCCTCGATGGCCGAGCGCGCGGGCGGCGAGGTCGTCGAGGTCGACGCACCGTGGGGCGAACCGCTCGATCCCGACGACGTCGCCGACGCGTTGGCCGACCACGACCCCGACGTCTTCGGCTTCGTCCACGCCGAGACCAGCACTGGCGTACTCCAGCCCGACGTCCCCGAACTCACCGCGGCGGCCCACGACCACGACGCGCTGGTCATCGCCGATACCGTCACCTCGCTGGGCGGCGTCGAACTGCGCGTCGACGAGTGGGACATCGACGTCGCCTACTCCGGGCCCCAGAAGTGTCTCTCCTGTCCGCCGGGCGCGAGTCCCCTCACGCTCTCGGACGAGGCGATGGACAAAGTTCTCGCGCGCGAGGAAGAGCCGCGGTCGTGGTATCTGGACCTCTCCTTGCTCGAGGGCTACTGGGGCGACGAACGCGCCTACCACCACACGGCGCCGATCACGAACGTCTACGCGCTCCGGGAGGCGCTGCGACTGGTTGCCGAGGAAGGCATCGAGGAGCGCTGGGCCCGCCACGAACGCCTCGCGGGGGCGCTGAAAGCCGGCGTCGAGGCGATGGGCCTCGAGATGAACGCGCCCGACGAGTACTGGCTGCCCAGCTTAAACGCCGTCCGCGTCCCCGACGGAATCGACGACGGCGCGGTCTGCGACGAACTGATCGAGCGCTACGACCTCGAGGTCGCCAGCGGACTCGGCGATCTGGAGGGGGAGATCTTCCGGATCGGCTGTATGGGCCACTCGGCGCGGCCGGAGAACGTCATCTACGTCGTGACGGCGCTGGGCGACGTCCTCGAGTCGATGGGCGCGGCCGTCGATCCCGGTGCCGGCGTCTCGGCGACGCGGAACGCGCTCGAAGAATAG
- a CDS encoding HesB/IscA family protein: MSTDSVDSGDAQTQPEIEVTEEAAEQALSLLESEGLDDDVAGLRLFVQQGGCAGLSYGMRFDDAPDEDDTIYEHHDLRVFVDPASLKYIEGSVLDYESGLQAEGFHVDNPNVVSECGCGESFRT, translated from the coding sequence ATGAGCACGGACAGTGTGGATAGCGGGGACGCGCAGACCCAACCCGAAATCGAAGTGACCGAAGAGGCGGCCGAGCAGGCGCTGTCCCTGCTCGAGAGCGAAGGGCTCGACGACGACGTCGCCGGACTTCGGCTCTTCGTCCAGCAGGGCGGCTGTGCGGGGCTGTCCTACGGGATGCGGTTCGACGACGCACCGGACGAGGACGACACGATCTACGAACACCACGACCTCCGGGTGTTCGTCGATCCGGCCAGCCTGAAGTACATCGAGGGAAGCGTTCTGGACTACGAGAGCGGCCTGCAGGCGGAAGGGTTCCACGTGGACAACCCCAACGTCGTCAGCGAGTGCGGGTGTGGCGAATCGTTCCGGACGTAA
- a CDS encoding DUF6789 family protein yields the protein MNRALAEVSLFGIVLVGCLLTIRLARRKRGDPSPDGGYATGRQRGVGLADLKAAAVRWTTTTNHREIGMLYIAFGTVAAIWGGIDAMMIRTHLLTPEANLWTEQTYNELFTMHGLTMLIFFVTPVFFGIGNYFLPLLIGADDMAFPRLNAIGFWLLPPSLLLARLGIVAEVTGGILAIVVPNDWLSVLLAFQEPAIGWTMYPPLSLAPNPQTNFLLLGLHLSGIATTIGAINFITTVIYERDESIGWANLDIFSWNMLITSAIIVFAFPLLGTALLMLLFDRNFGTTFFAVEGGGPILWQHLLWFWGHPEVYIIFLPATGLMSLILPKFVGRKLFGFKFIVYSTIAIGVLSFGVWAHHMFVTGVDPRIRASFMATSIAIAVPSAIKVFNWITTMWNGDVRLAAPTVLCVGSIGLFIVGGVTGIFLAVIPVDIIYHGTYYVVGHFHLILMGIIPLMMFAASYYWYPMLTGRMYDRRLAIFQSSLLVVGAALTFMTLMALGFLEHPRRYATYPPEFSALHVVATVGAFLIGISVLMWLYNMIWSYFQGAPIETADPWELKATEQFTPEWQWFEDRLEREHGIPPSEPDEVRPSYVPAQEERPPSLYGRIVPVARRAANDAGVGAAGGLVGAVLMSGVLAVAVLLGVFDLASFASLATLVGLPENLLLGYGLFLFGGMTVWPLLFLSLGEYLPGELTFVTGLWYATVIASGFAIAFYTGQTGLELVTYLIFVLLAHWIYGLGLAGIITYLGGRRPTSPEGPR from the coding sequence ATGAACCGTGCGCTCGCGGAGGTTTCGTTGTTCGGAATCGTCCTGGTCGGCTGTCTGCTAACGATTCGTCTGGCGCGCCGGAAGCGGGGCGATCCGTCGCCGGACGGGGGGTACGCGACGGGCCGCCAGCGAGGAGTCGGTCTCGCCGACCTGAAGGCGGCCGCGGTGCGCTGGACGACGACGACGAACCACCGCGAGATCGGGATGCTCTACATCGCGTTCGGCACCGTCGCGGCGATCTGGGGCGGGATCGACGCGATGATGATTCGAACGCACCTGCTGACGCCGGAGGCGAACCTCTGGACGGAGCAGACGTACAACGAGTTGTTCACGATGCACGGGCTGACGATGCTGATCTTCTTCGTGACGCCCGTCTTCTTCGGAATTGGAAACTACTTCCTGCCGCTGTTGATCGGGGCGGACGACATGGCGTTTCCGCGATTGAACGCGATCGGGTTCTGGCTGTTGCCCCCGTCGCTGTTACTCGCTCGCCTGGGGATCGTGGCCGAAGTGACGGGAGGGATACTCGCGATCGTCGTCCCGAACGATTGGCTGTCGGTGCTGTTAGCGTTTCAGGAGCCGGCGATCGGGTGGACGATGTATCCGCCCCTGTCGCTGGCTCCGAATCCCCAGACGAATTTCCTCCTCCTCGGGCTCCACTTGAGTGGCATCGCTACCACGATCGGGGCGATCAACTTCATCACGACGGTGATCTACGAGCGCGACGAATCGATCGGCTGGGCGAACCTCGATATCTTTTCGTGGAACATGCTCATCACGAGCGCGATCATCGTCTTCGCGTTCCCGCTGCTCGGCACGGCCCTGCTCATGTTGCTGTTCGACCGCAACTTCGGGACGACGTTCTTCGCCGTCGAGGGGGGTGGTCCCATCCTCTGGCAGCACTTGCTGTGGTTCTGGGGCCACCCGGAGGTGTACATCATCTTCTTGCCGGCAACCGGGCTGATGAGCCTCATCCTGCCGAAGTTCGTCGGTCGCAAGCTGTTCGGGTTCAAGTTCATCGTCTACTCGACGATCGCGATCGGCGTCCTCTCCTTTGGCGTCTGGGCCCACCACATGTTCGTGACCGGCGTGGACCCCCGTATCCGGGCGAGTTTCATGGCTACCTCGATCGCCATCGCCGTTCCCAGCGCGATCAAGGTGTTCAACTGGATCACCACGATGTGGAACGGCGACGTCCGACTGGCCGCACCCACGGTCCTCTGCGTCGGCTCGATCGGCCTGTTCATCGTCGGCGGCGTCACCGGCATCTTCCTCGCCGTCATCCCGGTCGACATCATCTACCACGGCACCTACTACGTCGTCGGCCACTTCCACCTCATCCTCATGGGGATCATCCCGCTCATGATGTTCGCCGCCAGCTACTACTGGTACCCCATGCTCACCGGCCGGATGTACGACCGACGACTCGCGATCTTCCAGTCGTCGCTGCTCGTCGTCGGCGCCGCACTCACGTTCATGACGCTGATGGCGCTCGGCTTTCTCGAGCACCCCCGCCGGTACGCGACGTATCCGCCGGAGTTCTCGGCGCTGCACGTCGTCGCGACCGTCGGTGCCTTTCTCATCGGGATCAGCGTCCTCATGTGGCTCTACAACATGATTTGGTCGTACTTTCAGGGGGCGCCGATCGAGACGGCGGATCCGTGGGAACTCAAGGCGACCGAACAGTTCACGCCCGAGTGGCAGTGGTTCGAGGACCGACTCGAGCGCGAGCACGGAATCCCGCCGAGCGAACCCGACGAGGTCCGCCCGTCGTACGTCCCGGCTCAGGAGGAGCGCCCGCCGTCGCTGTACGGCCGAATCGTGCCGGTCGCTCGGCGGGCCGCGAACGACGCTGGTGTGGGTGCAGCCGGCGGGCTCGTCGGCGCCGTCCTCATGTCCGGCGTGCTCGCCGTCGCCGTCCTGCTGGGCGTGTTCGACCTCGCGTCCTTCGCGAGTCTCGCAACGCTCGTGGGCCTGCCCGAGAACCTCCTGCTCGGGTACGGACTCTTCCTCTTCGGCGGGATGACGGTCTGGCCCCTGCTGTTCCTGTCGCTGGGTGAGTACCTGCCGGGCGAACTCACCTTCGTCACGGGGCTGTGGTACGCGACGGTCATCGCGTCGGGCTTCGCCATCGCGTTCTACACCGGCCAGACCGGGCTCGAGCTGGTGACGTACCTCATCTTCGTCCTGCTCGCTCACTGGATCTACGGGCTGGGGCTCGCCGGGATCATCACGTACCTCGGCGGTCGCCGACCGACGTCACCGGAGGGGCCGCGATGA
- the coxB gene encoding cytochrome c oxidase subunit II produces the protein MSRRRTLGAGCVALLAYLVAIPGTVAAQSPNRELIDGLEYQLLYVALPLTLFVLMILVYAAVKFHDNDDPQPTTEDPALEITWTAATAIILLFVGLSGYTVLVNPYVSPSQALESDNRSQEGFDSFEDLPDTGDEEVHVRGYQWEWQATYPEANVTTENQIVIPANEDVTFWLTTDDVIHSLFAPDLGIKQDAFPGDYTRARTTVDEPGRYDVVCAEFCGAGHSRMEGEIVVVDRETYDQWLEENEGTVAEAPDPG, from the coding sequence ATGAGCCGTCGACGGACGCTCGGCGCAGGCTGCGTCGCACTACTCGCGTATCTCGTCGCAATACCCGGTACGGTCGCCGCCCAGTCGCCCAACCGCGAACTGATCGACGGCCTCGAGTACCAGTTGCTCTACGTCGCCTTGCCCCTGACCCTGTTCGTCCTGATGATTCTGGTCTACGCGGCCGTCAAGTTCCACGACAACGACGACCCCCAGCCCACCACGGAGGATCCGGCCCTCGAGATCACCTGGACCGCCGCGACGGCGATCATCCTCCTGTTCGTCGGCCTCTCGGGCTACACCGTTCTCGTCAACCCGTACGTCTCGCCGTCGCAGGCCCTCGAGTCCGACAATCGGAGTCAGGAAGGGTTCGACTCCTTCGAGGACCTTCCCGACACCGGGGACGAAGAGGTCCACGTCCGCGGCTACCAGTGGGAGTGGCAGGCGACCTATCCCGAAGCGAACGTCACGACGGAGAACCAGATCGTGATCCCGGCGAACGAAGACGTGACGTTTTGGCTCACCACGGACGACGTCATTCACTCGCTTTTCGCGCCGGATCTCGGTATCAAACAGGACGCGTTCCCCGGCGATTACACGCGCGCTCGGACCACCGTCGACGAACCGGGCCGCTACGACGTCGTCTGTGCTGAGTTCTGTGGCGCCGGCCACTCGCGGATGGAGGGGGAAATCGTCGTCGTCGACCGCGAAACGTACGATCAGTGGCTCGAGGAGAACGAAGGGACCGTCGCCGAGGCACCCGATCCAGGGTGA
- a CDS encoding dodecin — protein MVFKKITLIGTSTESFDDAADDAIDRAEDTLQNVYWIEVDEFGVELAGVEGRQYQAEVTVAFELEE, from the coding sequence ATGGTCTTCAAGAAGATCACGCTGATCGGCACGAGCACGGAGAGTTTCGACGACGCCGCGGACGACGCCATCGACCGCGCGGAGGACACCCTCCAGAACGTCTACTGGATCGAAGTCGACGAGTTCGGCGTCGAACTGGCCGGCGTCGAGGGGCGCCAGTATCAGGCCGAGGTCACCGTCGCGTTCGAACTCGAGGAGTAG
- a CDS encoding DUF7116 family protein, with amino-acid sequence MRLVEQARSIFAELGYTVEGNGPEFRAEREWKVVHVSTVLETGELPSESGQFHCFVAQPEDADDLENKLLSVDPDYEWAIIVVDGEEYQVERAPPGPRVSA; translated from the coding sequence ATGCGACTCGTCGAGCAGGCCAGGTCGATCTTCGCAGAGCTTGGGTACACCGTCGAAGGAAACGGCCCCGAGTTCCGCGCCGAACGCGAGTGGAAAGTCGTCCACGTCAGTACCGTCCTCGAGACGGGCGAGTTACCGTCCGAGTCTGGACAGTTCCACTGCTTCGTCGCCCAACCCGAGGACGCCGACGACCTCGAGAACAAGCTCCTGAGCGTCGATCCGGACTACGAGTGGGCGATCATCGTCGTCGACGGGGAGGAGTATCAGGTCGAACGCGCCCCGCCAGGACCACGAGTATCCGCCTAG
- a CDS encoding metal-dependent hydrolase, with translation MFVGHALLAFAVAALVADWRGWEPRRALFVGSVAGAFAAIPDIDVAYALVGLLEWQLGDGALGASAAFWDASRGVHRSVTHSLVVAAVAAPAFGLLAVRGSSRRPRLARSVGIAVLAALVAIALVWDGPVGALVTGLFAVSGWVVARAIAHRSTLSPAAVAVAALWGLWSHPWGDLVTGSPPDWFFPFGSPVLESRVVLHADPTLHLLGAFAIELATIWFALAVVCRLTDRSILAAVDRRAGVGAAYGVAALAVTPPTLAVSYHFVFSILAVGIICGAIRETPTATAASVSRRDRPELETLLEVGVTALAAVTVALAAFGAVYLVAIAP, from the coding sequence GTGTTCGTCGGTCACGCGCTCCTCGCGTTCGCCGTCGCGGCGCTCGTCGCCGACTGGAGAGGCTGGGAGCCTCGTCGAGCCCTCTTCGTCGGGAGCGTGGCCGGCGCGTTCGCCGCCATCCCCGACATCGACGTCGCCTACGCCCTCGTCGGTCTCCTCGAGTGGCAACTCGGCGACGGCGCACTCGGCGCCTCGGCCGCCTTCTGGGACGCGAGCCGCGGCGTCCACCGCTCGGTCACGCACTCGCTGGTCGTCGCCGCGGTCGCCGCGCCGGCGTTCGGCCTGCTCGCCGTCCGCGGCTCTTCCCGTCGTCCCCGGCTCGCCCGGTCGGTCGGGATCGCCGTCCTCGCTGCGCTCGTCGCGATCGCGCTCGTCTGGGACGGTCCCGTCGGCGCGCTCGTCACGGGGCTGTTCGCCGTCAGCGGCTGGGTCGTCGCTCGCGCGATCGCTCACCGCTCGACGCTGTCGCCGGCAGCGGTCGCCGTCGCCGCGCTCTGGGGGCTCTGGTCGCACCCGTGGGGCGACCTCGTGACCGGGTCGCCGCCCGACTGGTTCTTCCCCTTCGGCTCCCCCGTCCTCGAGTCGCGGGTCGTCCTCCACGCCGACCCGACGCTGCACCTGCTCGGCGCGTTCGCGATCGAACTCGCGACGATCTGGTTCGCGCTCGCGGTCGTCTGTCGGCTCACCGACCGATCGATCCTCGCGGCCGTCGATCGGCGGGCCGGCGTCGGGGCGGCCTACGGCGTCGCCGCGCTCGCGGTGACGCCGCCGACGCTGGCGGTCTCCTATCACTTCGTCTTCTCCATCCTCGCCGTCGGGATCATCTGTGGCGCGATCCGGGAGACGCCGACCGCTACCGCCGCCTCCGTGAGCCGTCGCGACCGACCCGAACTCGAGACGCTGCTGGAGGTCGGCGTGACCGCGCTGGCGGCCGTGACCGTCGCACTGGCCGCCTTCGGCGCGGTCTATCTGGTTGCCATCGCCCCGTGA
- a CDS encoding DUF7344 domain-containing protein: protein MESADLSLDAAYGLLSESRRRYVLYYFLDNDHANIERLAIQIAAWESNTRIDDVTEEQTQRVTTSLLHSHIPELADNGIVEYDGRTGDVIVDDEFDEIRETAAQARATEDDIPITGSSRESFLYSEPLPSSKTEHQ from the coding sequence ATGGAATCGGCAGACCTCTCTCTGGACGCCGCTTACGGACTCCTCTCCGAGTCGCGCCGTCGATACGTCCTGTACTACTTTCTGGACAACGACCACGCGAACATCGAGCGACTCGCCATTCAGATCGCCGCCTGGGAATCGAACACCCGAATCGACGACGTCACCGAAGAACAGACGCAGCGAGTGACGACCTCGCTGCTTCACAGCCACATTCCGGAACTCGCCGACAACGGAATCGTGGAGTACGACGGCCGAACGGGCGACGTGATCGTCGACGACGAGTTCGACGAGATTCGTGAGACGGCGGCCCAGGCCAGAGCGACCGAAGACGACATCCCCATTACCGGCTCGTCGCGAGAGTCGTTCCTCTATAGTGAGCCGTTACCGTCTTCGAAGACCGAGCACCAGTAA
- a CDS encoding manganese catalase family protein: MFFQEPELQYEVTVEEPDPHFAKLLQQAIGGQEGEMRVAMQYMFQAWALPEGYEQYRNLLMETAAEELGHIEMLATAVTKNLRGSAKQMGDEAQETAATAAAMTGQNPRQFLSAGESAMPVDSNGVPFTGNYIVASGNLAGDLYANVMSEATGRTLATRLYEYTDDPGMKDMLAYLIARDTMHQNQWLEALESLDDPVPVPASFPQEQENQEYNYAFMSTRREQQPDPGYPWTQGESPDGKGQFSYLPEQPGDGEVIAPQPSPMTNDTPNRPDDEAASDSNATGTSSDGSSNTTDDSNK; encoded by the coding sequence ATGTTCTTCCAAGAACCGGAACTCCAGTACGAGGTCACCGTCGAAGAACCGGATCCGCACTTCGCGAAACTTCTCCAGCAGGCGATCGGTGGGCAGGAAGGCGAGATGCGCGTCGCGATGCAGTACATGTTCCAGGCGTGGGCCCTCCCCGAAGGCTACGAGCAGTATCGGAACCTGTTGATGGAGACCGCCGCCGAGGAACTCGGCCACATCGAGATGCTCGCCACCGCGGTCACCAAGAACCTCCGCGGGTCGGCCAAGCAGATGGGCGACGAGGCGCAGGAGACAGCGGCGACGGCCGCGGCGATGACCGGCCAGAACCCCCGCCAGTTCCTGTCTGCGGGCGAGTCTGCGATGCCCGTCGACAGCAACGGCGTCCCCTTCACCGGCAACTACATCGTCGCGTCGGGGAACCTCGCCGGCGACCTCTACGCGAACGTGATGTCCGAGGCGACCGGTCGCACCCTCGCGACGCGGCTCTACGAGTACACCGACGACCCCGGCATGAAGGACATGCTGGCCTACCTCATCGCTCGGGACACCATGCACCAGAACCAGTGGCTCGAGGCCCTCGAGTCGCTGGACGACCCGGTTCCCGTTCCCGCGAGCTTCCCGCAGGAACAGGAGAACCAGGAGTACAACTACGCCTTCATGTCGACCAGACGCGAACAGCAGCCCGATCCGGGCTACCCCTGGACGCAAGGCGAGTCGCCGGACGGCAAGGGGCAGTTCTCCTACCTCCCCGAGCAGCCGGGTGACGGAGAGGTCATCGCACCCCAGCCGAGTCCGATGACCAACGATACGCCGAACCGACCCGACGACGAGGCGGCGAGCGACTCGAACGCGACCGGTACGTCGAGCGACGGAAGCTCGAACACCACCGACGACTCGAACAAGTAA
- a CDS encoding DUF5816 domain-containing protein, protein MQSRSTDDGTTVYVSETDGDRGSKGPFLVAYESRDAERRYGWFCANCDSFDNAMDSMGRIKCNRCGNFRKPTEWDAAHE, encoded by the coding sequence ATGCAATCACGGTCGACTGACGACGGCACGACCGTCTACGTGTCCGAGACCGACGGGGACCGCGGCTCGAAGGGACCGTTTCTCGTCGCCTACGAGTCTCGCGACGCCGAGCGGCGATACGGCTGGTTCTGTGCGAACTGCGACAGCTTCGACAACGCGATGGACTCGATGGGCCGCATCAAGTGCAACCGCTGTGGCAACTTTCGGAAGCCGACGGAGTGGGACGCCGCCCACGAGTGA
- a CDS encoding universal stress protein, producing MSLVVVPVRYPLTKHSKRTLERAIEIAREREAALTVLHVDLYQNGRKVTRVDLKTATEKAFGRLENARYVVRTGFLVEESILDEVAAEGADAVVIGTQQASRLRRIFRRFTDNPNIDQYLRTHLDCEVITVESAHA from the coding sequence ATGTCGCTGGTCGTGGTCCCCGTTCGGTATCCGCTGACGAAACACTCGAAGCGAACACTCGAGCGGGCAATCGAAATCGCTCGCGAACGGGAAGCCGCGTTGACGGTCCTGCACGTCGATCTCTACCAGAACGGGCGGAAAGTAACCCGGGTCGACCTGAAAACCGCCACCGAGAAGGCGTTCGGACGGCTCGAGAACGCCCGCTACGTGGTTCGAACGGGGTTTCTGGTCGAAGAGAGCATCCTCGACGAGGTGGCGGCCGAGGGTGCCGACGCCGTCGTCATCGGGACCCAGCAGGCGAGTCGCCTGCGACGGATCTTCCGACGGTTTACCGACAATCCGAACATCGATCAGTACCTGCGGACCCACCTCGACTG
- a CDS encoding metal-dependent hydrolase, whose protein sequence is MWPWEHAIVGYLVYSLLCHAVYRDSPGGLEAFAVVFASVLPDLIDKPLAWQFGVFDAGYAVGHSIFFAITLSTVVGVVARSANRPRSALAFSLGYLVHLPGDVVDSYVREDVFLPELVLWPIVTLDAGDANTGFLANFLYYFGRYRSELLAGDLPTYVWLQLGLTGFAALLWLYDGAPVLRDLLRGCKRLVEKALGADRSFEDSPRRR, encoded by the coding sequence ATGTGGCCGTGGGAACACGCGATCGTCGGCTATCTCGTCTACTCGTTGCTCTGTCACGCGGTGTATCGCGACTCGCCCGGCGGACTCGAGGCGTTCGCCGTCGTCTTCGCCTCCGTCCTGCCGGACCTCATCGACAAACCCCTCGCGTGGCAGTTCGGCGTCTTCGACGCCGGCTACGCCGTTGGGCACTCGATCTTCTTCGCCATCACCCTCTCGACCGTCGTCGGCGTGGTCGCTCGGTCCGCGAACCGGCCGCGATCGGCGCTCGCCTTCAGCCTGGGGTATCTCGTCCACTTGCCCGGCGACGTGGTCGACTCCTACGTCCGCGAGGACGTGTTCCTCCCCGAACTCGTGCTCTGGCCGATCGTGACCCTCGATGCCGGCGACGCCAACACCGGCTTCCTCGCGAACTTCCTGTACTATTTCGGCCGCTACCGGTCGGAACTGCTCGCCGGTGATCTCCCGACCTACGTCTGGCTCCAGCTCGGACTCACGGGCTTCGCGGCGTTGCTCTGGCTCTACGACGGCGCGCCCGTCCTCCGGGATCTGCTGCGGGGATGCAAACGGCTCGTCGAGAAAGCGCTCGGTGCGGATCGTTCGTTCGAGGACTCTCCCCGACGACGATAG
- the hisD gene encoding histidinol dehydrogenase, whose translation MTVAVQELADLGPADRAAFFERDAGIEAVRGDVREIVEQVREEGDVAVREFTSEFDDVELGNIEITDACERAYENIEDDLREAIETAAANVREFHEAQRPEDWREEFGPGRELGRRFRPIERVGAYVPGGSAAYPSSAIMTVVPAVVAGVDHVAVVTPPADELNPATLAAIHVAGADAVYSVGGAQAIAGLAYGTETITRVQKIVGPGNRWVTAAKAEVRGDVEIDFLAGPSEVVVVADETADPDLVAAELVAQAEHDPNASVVAVTADAGTADAVAAAVDEQAHAREREDVIREALENDASGVLLARSMSEAILFTEEYAPEHLSIVTDDEDAVLERIDSAGSVFLGPNTPVAAGDYASGTNHVLPTNGGARLTGGLSVETFLRSTTVQRLSAEGLSDLGETITTLADAEGLEAHAASVRRRLEDGVDDET comes from the coding sequence ATGACAGTAGCCGTGCAGGAACTCGCCGACCTCGGTCCGGCCGACCGCGCCGCCTTCTTCGAGCGCGACGCCGGTATCGAGGCGGTCAGAGGAGACGTCCGCGAAATCGTCGAGCAGGTGCGCGAGGAGGGCGACGTCGCCGTCCGCGAGTTCACGAGCGAGTTCGACGACGTCGAGCTCGGGAACATCGAGATCACGGACGCGTGCGAGCGCGCGTACGAGAACATCGAAGATGACCTGCGCGAGGCGATCGAGACGGCCGCGGCCAACGTCCGGGAGTTCCACGAGGCGCAACGCCCCGAGGACTGGCGCGAGGAGTTCGGGCCCGGCCGAGAACTCGGCCGCCGATTCCGCCCGATCGAGCGGGTCGGCGCCTACGTTCCGGGCGGGTCTGCGGCCTACCCCTCGAGTGCGATCATGACCGTCGTTCCGGCGGTCGTCGCGGGCGTCGACCACGTCGCGGTCGTCACGCCGCCGGCCGACGAGCTGAATCCCGCGACGCTGGCGGCGATCCACGTCGCGGGCGCGGACGCGGTCTACAGCGTCGGCGGCGCGCAGGCGATCGCGGGCCTGGCCTACGGCACCGAGACGATCACGCGGGTCCAGAAGATCGTCGGTCCCGGAAACAGGTGGGTCACGGCCGCGAAAGCCGAAGTTCGAGGTGACGTCGAGATCGACTTCCTCGCGGGACCCAGCGAGGTGGTCGTCGTGGCCGACGAGACCGCCGATCCGGACCTCGTCGCGGCGGAACTGGTCGCCCAGGCCGAGCACGATCCGAACGCGTCGGTCGTCGCCGTCACGGCCGACGCGGGGACCGCGGACGCCGTCGCCGCGGCCGTCGACGAGCAGGCTCACGCGCGCGAGCGCGAAGACGTGATCCGAGAAGCGCTCGAGAACGACGCCAGCGGCGTCCTCCTGGCGCGGTCGATGAGCGAGGCGATCCTCTTCACCGAGGAGTACGCGCCCGAACACCTCTCGATCGTCACCGACGACGAAGACGCGGTGCTCGAGCGCATCGACAGCGCGGGCAGCGTCTTCCTGGGTCCGAACACGCCCGTCGCCGCGGGCGACTACGCCAGCGGGACGAACCACGTGCTGCCGACCAACGGCGGCGCGCGCCTGACCGGAGGGCTCTCCGTCGAAACGTTCCTCCGGTCGACCACGGTCCAGCGCCTCTCCGCCGAAGGGCTCTCGGACCTCGGGGAGACGATTACCACGCTCGCCGACGCCGAAGGCCTCGAGGCCCACGCGGCGAGCGTCCGCCGACGGCTCGAGGACGGGGTGGACGACGAGACGTAA